The genomic stretch AGCTTGATTTTCATCAAAAtgttttttccttctaatttctCGTCTTTTCGGAAATATCGGATCCACATTCAATTCAATGGCAATGTTTTTAGCGACACTTAAAGCATCCAAAAATCCAGATTCTCTATATTCTTCaaaaaacaaaatcaatttcCTAATATCTTCAATTGCTATATCAAGAACCATATTATGTGATTGTAAACTTTTGCTAACATAATTAACTCTAAACAATATTTCATACCAAATGACCAATGCTACCAAAAACTCAAAATCGCCAAGTTCATTTTTTGCCAAGGATCTAGCTTCACTCCTTATCTTAGAATCATTGTCCGTTTCTCCTACTTGAAGTAAAGCTTCGCGTACCTCCGCAATTTGAAATCTTATAGCTTTAACACTTTCAACACGACTTTCCCAACGAGTAGATGATAAGGGTTTTAGAGTAAGATCGGGTACATTTTCTAACAAAATTTTCCATCTTTTTGTTGAATTTGCAAAAATAGTATATATTCTTTGAATGACTCCGAAAAAATCTTTTGCCTTACCACAACTATTCGCAATATCACATAATGTTAAGTTGAGACTATGAGAACCACAAGGAGTAAAAAATGCTCGACAATTTATATCTAAAAGTTTTTTTTGTACCCCTTGGTGTTTACCTTTCATATTTGAGCCATTATCGTAACTTTGTCCTCTCACATTATCAACATCAAGGTCAAGTGATTTGAGCTCATTTAATAAAACATTAAAAAGACCTTGACCAGTAGTATCGTCTACATTCAAAAATCCTAAAAAAGACTCTTGAACACAAATAGAATTAGAAGACACATCAACATATCTCAAAATCAATGACATTTGCTCTTGATGACTAATATCAGGAGTACAATCAAGAATATGAGAAAAATACTTTGCTTCTTTAACATTTTTAATAATTTCAGCCTTAATAATTGAAGCAATAAGAAGTATCAATTCGTTTTGAATATTATGACCAAGATAATGAAAATGAATCTTATCATTAGTTATATGAAGAACATGCTCTTGAATAATAGGGTCAAACTTCGCTAACATTTCAATTAAACCTAAAAAATTACCATTATTTTTTTGATATAATCTTTGTTTTTTACCGCGGAAGGGTAAGTTATGCTTTGCTAGAAATTCCACCACATATATAACTCTTTGCAATAAATTTTTCCAATGATctttctcttttttcattttctttttagcCACTTTATCAATTGTTTTATTCTTTTTAACTCGTTCACGTAAATCATACCAAGCAGTCATATTAGTAATATGTTCAACACCGTTTTCGTGCTCCTTAAGTCTATCACTAAGGTGAGACCAATGCCCAAAACCCTCATTAGCTAATTGACCTCTAGCCGCACCTTTTCTAAATATTttacaacaaaaacaaaatactTTATCAAGCTCCTTTGAATATACGAGCCAATCCCTATCACACTTCTCCCCATTTGACAAAACTCTAGTGAACCATGTTGTGAAAATTGTCTAGACCGATAATCCTTGGGACCTTTTTCAAATGATAAATCTCTTTGAGGACCTTTATCGGCTAAAATACTGATCATATTAGTGTCAAGCACATTCCAATTTCTCGGATCAAAAATATCGAACACATTCTCAACATTATCAGCATTTGTATTAAGGACTTCCTCCACATTAACATCATCATTTTTACCATCAAGGACTTCCTCTACAATAACATCGTCATTTTTATTGTTActattatcatcattattttcAGTATTATTTTCATTATAATCACCATCATTACTATTATTAGTATCATCCTCATTAACATtattatcattaacaatcacatAGTCGTCTTTGGGGGCACAATTTGCAGCATTTTCATTAACAATCACCAAATCATCACCATCAACACAATTTTCAGCCGCAATACTAGTCTCTTTCACAAAAAATTTATCAAGGGCTCCGGTTTGGGATCGAGTTAACTCTTCTATTCGCTTcctttttttacgtttttcagaACCCGAATCAAACTTTCTTATTCTCGGTGGCATGTTAAAAATTGGTAGAAGGGAAAGAAACAACCTGATACAGTAGACTTGAAATTGATGTACAAGTGTTCTATGCTCCTCCGTTTGAATCAATTTCCATGAAAAAAAATTCCAAAAGCCGAAAACCttcaataaaatacaaacaaTTAACCAAATGTTAATGGGGAGCAGTCGAGCAGATCTCGCCATCGCGGTCACATATCCGAACTCCGTCGCGGCGTCGCCATCAATAAATTTTTCAGACATCAGACGGTCTGAATCAGACCCATATAAcgaaataataattaaacaaaataGTTATGAATTACAATTTACAAACTAATATTAGAGAAGAATTTATACCTTGTCGGCAACTTGAAACTGATGAACAACGGATGCTTTCTGTCAAAAATAGTAACAGATTGATCTTTAATCCAGTGGTTAATCCGATCGAAGGAAAAATTGGGAGATGAGAATAATTGATTGTAAATTTGTGTCATAATTTTGTGAAGAATCAAGATATATATAATCAGAAATCAGAGATTTTATGAACGTTTGATTGATTATAACGCTTGATTGATTATTTTGGGAATCTGTTGAGTGGAAATCGGGAACGAGATATCAGAATTGGGATTTTGGGAATGAAATAATTGGGAAGGAGATAAATTAGGAAATTGGGGAAGAAAATTAGGAGTGTAGTTGACTCCCGTATGTTCCAACGCTCAATTAGtttagtttctttttttttttttttttttatcaaatggtGATGGACTGGACAACGAACTTGGGCCTAAAATTTGGAGGCCCGGTTCGACCGCCCTGGGCTGCCCTGGGCCTTAGACGCCACTGATTTGTGGACATTATTTTTGAGCGACAAGTGGACAATAAGTAATGAGGATGATCACATTACCCTTCATAAATATTTTTAATgaagaaagataaacaaataaatgaaaGACACATAAACGAAATAATTAAGTAAATAAATGTCTACGAGGGATAGCATattaatccaattttaagataaaatgaacttcgttcataaaaaaaagagttgaaaatttGTCAGATAAGTTACCCTAGAATTTAAGAAAAAAGAGTAAAACATAACTCTCGGGAAAAGGATTGTGGTGGTGTGTTGGTGACTTGGACTATAACACGCTAAAGCTTGTATGATTTTAATTAGGATATTCGACCTGGACCATTCTAAATCCACCTAGTAAAACTCAAAATTTGGTTGAGTAAACCGAAAGGACGCGACTCCAGGTTAAACTTATACCCGAATTAATTTTCTTTGTATCAATCAAAACAAAACCGAAATCAGCCAGCGACACAAAATTGATTCACACGAATGGATTCCCCGATAATGCATGTATAGGACTTACAATGGTCTAAAGTTGATCATAATTGTTAGTTAAGGGGTGTTTAAGGGGTCTTTGTAATTTGGTAACTCTTCTAAGTACGGTTACATAAATCATGTTGTGTGCGCGATGGTGATATATAAAAAACCAAACAACACATGCAAAGATAATATACTACACTAAGAAGTTAAGTCTACCATCAATATGGGACTTCATATATTTGACGTGGATCTTTTTAGGACCTTCGTAGATATCTTAAAAGTATAAAGACATCCACGTTTGATGACGGTTATCAAATAGAACAACCGATTTCGTATAAGTGGTATACTCTTATTTTCATACACAAAGATAATAGCTAGTGTGAATACTAGCAAAATAGTCGAAATCCGTGGTTTCTCTAAGTGAGTTATATATTTCTACTTTATGTTGTTTGATTTTATTACTCATTTAAGACGCGTCTTTTCAGAAGAATACTTATTTTTTTTGTTCGTATTAATCGagaatttttatcattttggtggAGAATTTATTCCCTATATGGCCATTGACAACCAATCTACGCTTAAAACATATCCACACACGTAGTAATGCATGGTAGATTCAATACCTTTTGGAACAAATAGTAAATCCACTCATATGGCATATGATTCCGAAATGCCAAACACTTCATTCATTGAGTGTTTTGCCCAAAATCCACTTGTGATGTTGTCACATAACACGCTCGCGAAAGATGGTACTATAAGACAGTCTCACACCGTGAGACGGtcacttttataaaaaaaaaaaagttaattcAATTATCATTAATAAACGGGTTATCTTTTTACATAAAGGGGTCGTCTCATAGTGTGAGACGGTTGTACACAATAAAAACTGTGGTTTTAGTTATTCTTCTCATTTATATAAATCTGTATATTAATTTGATAACAGAGTTAAGAATTTTGTCTCCTATATTTACATAAATCTGATATATTATTTTGTAGTTACTAATCTTTTTAGAAATCAATAATTTTAATAAGAAGGCGAAAAGAATTAGGAGGTGAAGGGTTTTCTTTTTCCGAAACTATGATATTCGTTTATACAACGAAAGGTTTAAAGTAAGAATATGTGGTCAAATCTAATTTCGTTTCAATTCGATTTCGGTAtgattcattttaattagacaccttAATCCGGTTGTCCTATTTCCAATCGGTGATTGGGTCGGGTCAGTAGTCGATCAAGCAACTTCCGGGTCATCGTTTAGGGGTTAATGATTTTCCTCAACGCTCATTATAATTTTTAATTCAAACGTTTTACCTTAAATTCGTGCAACTAAAATACAATTAATGAGAAAACTCATAACTAGGCGTCCTTGTGCAAGAATCAAAACTTCTGCCGTGCTTGTCAATTTGTTGAGTTAGACGTGTTCAAGTGTATTAGATGACTTACCTTGTTCCTACTAAATTAAGTCACTAGTGAGTAGTCCATATCTTACGACAAGCGTGTAACATTTAATGGTATGCCCAAAAATAAATTTTGCTTTAGCAAACTTTGTACAAGAAAGGAAATTAGCCTTGATCATGGCATGAACACCTACAACATAAGTATGAGTTTAGCTATCAACTAAAAGAGCTGAGTAATGAGTAAACTCATCCATTCAAAATGAAATAGCTATAACAGAGGCCATATCTCCTCGGAGACGGAGCTCTTCCCAGGTCCGCTTGGCCATGGCCTAGGCAAGAGTGAAAAATTAGTCAACATTATTTTTGAAAGGATTCTATTTTTAAAATCATTATGTAATATTTGCTTGTTAATTAATGTCATATTAGATGTCAAtgcataataaatataatatcatatttacAATTAGTCAACATTTATTTTAGGGTTGGTTCCCAATATGCATTTAATTTTGTTGGAATTAGCTACTTTAACTTACTATTAGTGACATATGTAGAAATATATTGATATTAATATTGCTCTTTGAAGTTTGTTGCATGGAACACTACATCAATAGTTATGTCTCTATGGAGGAAGATTGGTAAAACATTAAACGAAATTGATGATAAATTTCGGCCCTAGCTACTATTTGTCCCATGAGTACATGCTCTTATTCATATATTGTGGTTTGAAACACTATAGATGTTGAGATTATGAATAAATAAAAAATTGcggaaattgttttttttttttttaacttctaCGAAAAAATTATTAGTAGGCCACAAATTTCTATACTTGTAGTCTCAAAGGGGGCCATTATTTAAAGCCAGTCAATTAGTTTAAGGCTATAAACGAGTGTTGGCTTCAATATCGCAAACTCATCCTCATGCGTTCTTGTACAAGTAACTAGGCTCGCAAATTTGACAATGTAAATAGACTAAAATGAAGTTTATGGTCATAATTATTACTCACTTTACTGATTTATTTAACCTTCTTAATAGGTAATAGTATTAGCAACCAGTGTACATGCACCGGAAGCAAACATGAAGGCATAGATTATAGGGTAATTTTTCGACCCTTTATTATTACAATACTTTATATATATGGACACCTATGGTCCATGACCTTACTGTATAAGTTTAAAGTCCGCGATAAGAGTAGCAATGTCTGGGACTGTGTCACTGATGTTGCCGTCAGCACGTGTCTTGGTAGCCCGCGTCGGTGGAAGTGTCAAAAGTTAATGCAGTGTCCAACTTTTGCTGAATTTGATCAAAGGTCAGATTGGCAATGACTTGTTTTGCGCCACATACAACATACACCTGCGttaaaaccaagaaaaaaaaattaaaatgatcCGAGGAAAATAAAATGCAACCTAATAAAATGATTAATCAACTTATCATCACCAATAGAATTACGTGCGTGCGTTTAAAATAATTCATATTTACCCTGTTAGGAGTCTGAGGTGATGTGTTATCTGCGGGTGCATGCCATGCCAAAACCCACGAACAGTCCCCTCCTGATGCATTTTTCCCATTATACACCACTGCCGCTTTGGAACCAAAAAAGTTTCCCTTCAAGTGGGTAAATATGGCACTGCTATTGGGAAAAATCTTCTCCGGAAAAGTGCCAACCGGAGCGCCTGACCAGTTATGAGATCTAGCTAAGGTCATAGCAAAATGGGTCTGGTTATTCATGGTGGCTTGGGTACCATTTTGTGGCTGCTTGACTGTCTTCTCGCAAACCGCGACATTTTGTTCTTGCATCGTAGCCATATCGAGCTTTAATGGTACATATTACACAAGAATCTTAATCACTTAGTTTCATTCAAAACAATGAAAGTAataaaacaaaaccaaatagcatgtaatttatttaaaaaataacaacaacaataattagtttcatGCACCAAAAGTCTTCATACCTTGAAATTTGTGAAGATGTTAATAATTTCAACGTTGCGTCTTGCTTGCCCCAACCATACTACCACCTAAGCTATTTATATAGTATTCGGAAACATTTATGCGCAATAACggatataaaaaaaaaagtagattCATTATTCTAATTTACACCATAGCGTAAGAATTTTCCATCACCTCCTTTAAACAAGAATCATattcttcatttcttttctttgACTAAAGAGATTACCTTATGATAATCGTAAAAAAATGGGGACTCAAGTTAAATAGCTAACACTTACTCCGTATTTTCTACATACTTTTGTAAGTACAATACAGAGAGTTGTGCAATCATTAAACGTGGTAATCCCTCCATCCCGATCATTTGCTACCTTTGAAATTGGCACAAAGACCACGGAAAGAGTAGGAGACTATTTGTGATAGAACTGGGAATCAATAAGAACTGAATATATAATACATTGAACATGCATGAAAGCAAAATTGTTGTCTAAAGGAAACTCATATAGCTAGCTGGTGGCTATTAATTTGAATGATCATGAAAACTAAACAGAAAGATCATCATAGGCTTATAAATCATCTATGTTCCTAGTTATCGCATACAGCTCGATTTTATCCTCTTTCTAACAGgatatattttgttttgtttcaTAGTGTGATAGTTTTTGCATATGTATTTTCTTTTCTAATGAAATGCaaagattatttttgaaaaaaaaaaaaatttgtacaTGACAACATTATTTATACAAGTTTGACTAACAAAGCTAAGAGCCTAAGAGACCTAAACCTAGCCGCAACAAACAATCATTAATGGAGATTGTGTACAAGCGAATTACGAAAAGTtatacaattggtctcccttgtgacgggtttcccatttgtggcggatattttgtgagataaaatggtaacaaaatgggttagtggagaaaggggaccacatgaatagtgttgcagagagagaaaaagtgggtactttgtaaGGTAAATTGGTATCCGTCACTTAAGAGTGACGGATatatgccgtcacaaacaagaatttgtgaaagtTATATGGACATGAATTATTAAAATATACAAAAAGATATGAATAGATAACTCAGAAGATAATGAAGATATAGTTTGAATAATTTGTGGACATTATTTTTGAGCGACAAGTGGACAATAAGTAATGAGGATGATCACATTACCCTTCATAAATATTTTTAATgaagaaagataaacaaataaatgaaaGACACATAAACGAAATAATTAAGTAAATAAATGACTACGAGGGATAGCATattaatccaattttaagataaaatgaacttcgttcataaaaaaaagagttgaaaatttGTCAGATAAGTTACCCTAGAATTTAAGAAAAAAGAGTAAAACATAACTCTCGGGAAAAGGATTGTGGTGGTGTGTTGGTGACTTGGACTATAACACGCTAAAGCTTGTATGATTTTAATTAGGATATTCGACCTGGACCATTCTAAATCCACCTAGTAAAACTCAAAATTTGGTTGAGTAAACCGAAAGAACGCGACTCCAGGTTAAACTTATACCCGAATTAATTTTCTTTGTATCAATCAAAACAAAACCGAAATCAGCCAGCGACACAAAATTGATTCACACGAATGGATTCCCCGATAATGCATGTATAGGACTTACAATGGTCTAAAGTTGATCATAATTGTTAGAGAAGGGGTGTTTAAGGGGTCTTTGTAATTTGGTAACTCTTCTAAGTACGGTTACATAAATCATGTTGTGTGCGCGATGAACTGATATATAAAAAACCAAACAACACATGCAAAGATAATATACTACTCTAAGAAGTTAAGTCTACCATCAATATGGGACTTCATATATTTGACGTGGATCTTTTTAGGACCTTCGTAGATATCTTAAAAGTATAAAGACATCCACGTTTGATGACGGTTATCAAATAGAACAACCGATTTCGTATAAGTGGTATACTCTTATTTTCATACACAAAGATAATAGCTAGTGTGAATACTAGCAAAATAGTCGAAATCCGTGGTTTCTCTAAGTGAGTTATATATTTCTACTTTATGTTGTTTGATTTTATTACTCATTTAAGACGCAGGCCCGTCTTTGAGGGTGTGCGGCCCGTGCAACCGCACAGGGCCCCCAAAATTTTGGCCCAAAATTGGTCTTTGAAAGCCCAACAAAAAAAGAAAGTTTATATAAGAGTATTTTGACGGTAGATACAAACATATAGTGTGATGTGGTCTAGAGGTATTATTGTTGGGAAACTTTTGAGGTAGCAATTAAATCACGTGCTCGATTCCTACTACTGGCATTTTTTTTGGACAAAGTTATATATTGAAATTTAATAATTTGAGCAATATCCTCTATGCACACTCCTTTGTTCCACCTTATTTTTATGTTAATTTGTTTTTTATGCACACTCCTTTACACCCAATTAATACTCACTTCAAGTCTTCAACTAAtaaatactaaaaaaaaaaaaaaaaaaaaaaaatttaaaaataattttttttcatttggATGTTGTTAATATGATATGTCCCCTTTTATAATGGAAATGAAAACCAGTTGCTCCAAGAATAGCCAATAACATCATTTAAGATGAGAACGGTAAAAGAAAATCGACTTTCACATAACCTCAAAACAAATTTTAAGATGACATAAAAAAAAGATGATTTTTAAAATTTGGGATTAAAAAAAGGTTAAAGTTTAGGTATATCAACttaaaattatacaatatcgGTAAAATTATAATTAGAACAGTATTATATAGGGGCCCGATTTAAATTTTCGCACGGGGCCCTAAAATCTCAGAGACGGCCCTGTTAAGACGCGTCTTTTCAGAAGAATACTTATTTTTTTTGTTCGTATTAATCGagaatttttatcattttggtggAGAATTTATTCCCTATATGGCCATTGACAACCAATCTACGCTTAAAACATATCCACACACGTAGTAATGCATGGTAGATTCAATACCTTTTGGAACAAATAGTAAATCCACTCATATGGCATATGATTCCGAAATGCCAAACACTTCATTCATTGAGTGTTTTGCCCAAAATCCACTTGTGATGTTGTCACATAACACGCTCGCGAAAGATGGTACTATAAGACAGTCTCACACCGTGAGACGGtcacttttataaaaaaaaaaaagttaattcAATTATCATTAATAAATGGGTTATCTTTTTACATAAAGGGTCGTCTCATAGTGTGAGACGGTTGTACACAATAAAAACTGTGGTTTTAGTTATTCTTCTCATTTATATAAATCTGTATATTAATTTGATAACAGAGTTAAGAATTTTGTCTCCTATATTTACATAAGTCTGATATATTATTTTGTAGTTACTAATCTTTTTAGAAATCAATAATTTTAATAAGAAGGCGAAAAGAATTAGGAGGTGAAGGGTTTTCTTTTTCCGAAACTATGATATTCGTTTATACAACGAAAGGTTTAAAGTAAGAATATGTGGTCAAATCTAATTTCGTTTCAATTCGATTTCGGTAtgattcattttaattagacaccttAATCCGGTTGTCCTATTTCCAATCGGTGATTGGGTCGGGTCAGTAGTCGATCAAGCAACTTCCGGGTCATCGTTTAGGGGTTAATGATTTTCCTCAACGCTCATTATAATTTTTAATTCAAACGTTTTACCTTAAATTCGTGCAACTAAAATACAATTAATGAGAAAACTCATAACTAGGCGTCCTTGTGCAAGAATCAAAACTTCTGCCGTGCTTGTCAATTTGTTGAGTTAGACGTGTTCAAGTGTATTAGATGACTTACCTTGTTCCTACTAAATTAAGTCACTAGTGAGTAGTCCATATCTTACGACAAGCGTGTAACATTTAATGGTATGCCCAAAAATAAATTTTGCTTTAGCAAACTTTGTACAAGAAAGGAAATTAGCCTTGATCATGGCATGAACACCTACAACATAAGTATGAGTTTAGCTATCAACTAAAAGAGCTGAGTAATGAGTAAACTCATCCATTCAAAATGAAATAGCTATAACAGAGGCCATATCTCCTCGGAGACGGAGCTCTTCCCAGGTCCGCTTGGCCATGGCCTAGGCAAGAGTGAAAAATTAGTCAACATTATTTTTGAAAGGATTCTATTTTTAAAATCATTATGTAATATTTGCTTGTTAATTAATGTCATATTAGATGTCAAtgcataataaatataatatcatatttacAATTAGTCAACATTTATTTTAGGGTTGGTTCCCAATATGCATTTAATTTTGTTGGAATTAGCTACTTTAACTTACTATTAGTGACATATGTAGAAATATATTGATATTAATATTGCTCTTTGAAGTTTGTTGCATGGAACACTACATCAATAGTTATGTCTCTATGGAGGAAGATTGGTAAAACATTAAACGAAATTGATGATAAATTTCGGCCCTAGCTACTATTTGTCCCATGAGTACATGCTCTTATTCATATATTGTGGTTTGAAACACTATAGATGTTGAGATTATGAATAAATAAAAAATTGcggaaattgttttttttttttttaacttctaCGAAAAAATTATTAGTAGGCCACAAATTTCTATACTTGTAGTCTCAAAGGGGGCCATTATTTAAAGCCAGTCAATTAGTTTAAGGCTATAAACGAGTGTTGGCTTCAATATCGCAAACTCATCCTCATGCGTTCTTGTACAAGTAACTAGGCTCGCAAATTTGACAATGTAAATAGACTAAAATGAAGTTTATGGTCATAATTATTACTCACTTTACTGATTTATTTAACCTTCTTAATAGGTAATAGTATTAGCAACCAGTGTACATGCACCGGAAGCAAACATGAAGGCATAGATTATAGGGTAATTTTTCGACCCTTTATTATTACAATACTTTATATATATGGACACCTATGGTCCATGACCTTCTTGTATAAGTTTAAAGTCCGCGATAAGAGTAGCAATGTCGGGGACTGTGTCACTGATGTTGCCGTCAAAGCACGTGTCTTGGTAGCGCGTCGGTGGAAGTGTCAAAAGTTAATGCGGTGTCCAACTTTTGCTGAATTTGATCAAAGGTCAGATTGGCAATGACTTGTTTTGCGCCACATACAACATACACCTGCGttaaaaccaagaaaaaaaattaaaatgatcCGAGGAAAATAAAATGCAACCTAATAAA from Silene latifolia isolate original U9 population chromosome 5, ASM4854445v1, whole genome shotgun sequence encodes the following:
- the LOC141656793 gene encoding jasmonate-induced protein homolog, whose amino-acid sequence is MATMQEQNVAVCEKTVKQPQNGTQATMNNQTHFAMTLARSHNWSGAPVGTFPEKIFPNSSAIFTHLKGNFFGSKAAVVYNGKNASGGDCSWVLAWHAPADNTSPQTPNRVYVVCGAKQVIANLTFDQIQQKLDTALTFDTSTDAGYQDTC